Part of the Fusarium musae strain F31 chromosome 3, whole genome shotgun sequence genome, GCACACTGGGAGCTGGAGGTCAATAGGCAGTGCCGTCTCAGTCCGTCACTTGCATTGTCGCGTAAGTGGATCCCCGGGATTGAATGACACGGCCTAGATCAGCCTTGTAGCCTCACACCTTCTCAATTTCCAACAACGAAGCTCCGTATTTTGCGAGTCTGACAGACAATTGGCCACTAGAGTCAGACATCGACCAACCTAAACTTTTTTGATCCTCCCGCCATGACTTCTGTCCATTACCTGTAAACTCCATCCGACCATCCTATTCGCAATCATGGCTCCCTCTGCCATCGATGAGCCCGCCATCAAGGCGCCCGAACAAAAGACATATCCTTCCGCCAAGATCTTCCCCGTCAAGGAGACACGCTTCGAGAATTACATCGAACCTACAAAGGATGGCCGCGAACGCGCTTTGAAGCAGCCTGATAGCGCTGCTATCGTCATTGATAATGGTGAGCTTCGAGCGCAAGGGGTTTGCAATGGCTAGCAATTGACATTTCGCCTTTAGGATCGTCTGCGGTGCGCGCCGGCTGGTCTTTCGATTCGAAGCCAAGGTTCAGCATCCCTCCGATTATGGCCAAATACCGCGACCGAAAACTGGGCAAGACCTTTTCTTTTGCTGGCTCGGATTGCTATGCCGACACGACCGCGCGAGGTCACATCCGAGGCGCCTTCGAGGCTGGTACAGGAATTGTCAGTAATTGGGATGTGATGGAGCATGTACTCGATTACATTTTCTTGAAACTTGGCATGAATGATGCGGACGGTGCCATTGAAGTGCCAATTGTCATGACAGAGGCTGTTGCTAATCTCCCTTACTCAAGAAAATGTACGTGGAACGCTTCCTTCCCGCAAGCTTATACTGAGGTTCTTAGCTATGACTGAAATCATCTTCGAATGCTACGGCGCGCCTTCGCTAGCCTACGGAATCGACTCACTCTTTTCATACCGACACAACAAGGGCAAGACTGGTCTCGTGGTTTCGTCATCATACACCTCCACTCATGTAATTCCTGTATACAACTCGAAAGCTTTACTCGGACAAGCCACACGATTAAACTGGGGAGGCTATCACAACGCCGAATaccttctcaaactcatTCGACTCAAATACCCGGCCTTCGCTGGGAAGCTTAACGTCTCACAGGCAGAACACATGCTACGGGACCATGGCTACGTATCTCGGGACTATGACAACGAGCTCGCCAATTATCTCGAATGGACAGGGCTCGAGGATCGCGATATTGTCATACAATATCCCTTCACAGAAGAAGTGATCGTGCAgaagagtgaagaagagctggCCAGGATAGCGGAGCGCAAGAAAGAGAGTGGACGAAGACTTCAACAACAGGCAGCTAAGATGCGCCTGGAGAaactgatgaagaaggagcAAGATCTGGAGTATTACAAGCAATTGCAAAGAAACATCACAGATCAGACCAAGAAAGAGATTCGGCGTCAACTTGACAGCAACGACATTAAAGATGAGAACCAATTGGAAAAGATCATCAAAGATTTAGAaaaggccatcaagaaggccCGGACAAAGGACGTTGGTGGTGATCCagaggaggagcaagaaCAACCTAACttcgatcttcttgacatcCCCGACGACCAGCTTGATGAGGCCCAGATCAAGCAAAAGCGTCAACAGCGCCTCCTCAAATCCAACCACGAGGCTCGAGCACGTGCGAAGGCAGAGAAGGAAGCCGAGAAGGCCCGTGTCATTGAGGAAGAGCGCGCCGATACTGAACGACGAGAGAATGACCTCGAGAACTGGCTCGATGAGAAGCGTCAACGACGTGCTGAGACGCTGCAGAAAATGAAGGAACGAGAGCGACTAAAGCAGGACCTGGGCAACCGTAAATCCCTCGCCTCTCAGATTCGTATGAAAAGTATCGCCAATCTCGCATCGGACAATCCGACCAAGAAGCGAAGACgtggcggtgatgatgacaatTTTGGtgctgacgatgatgactggGGTGTCTACCGCCAAATCGCCGTTGGTGACAACAGTGATGACGAgcatgaggaggaagacctCCATTCGACTCTCAAGTCACTAGAGCAGGACCTTTTACGTTACGATCCTGACTTTGAGTACGAGCACACCCACGAAGCCCAGTCTGACTGGTCCAAGTCCCTCCTGCACGCCTTTGCCCGAGGTCCCCGACCTTTCGACCCCTCCTCACAAGCCGAGCTCAACCAAATTCACCTCAACGTGGAGCGAATCCGTGTTCCCGAGGTTGTCTTT contains:
- a CDS encoding hypothetical protein (BUSCO:EOG09260QNB) — translated: MAPSAIDEPAIKAPEQKTYPSAKIFPVKETRFENYIEPTKDGRERALKQPDSAAIVIDNGSSAVRAGWSFDSKPRFSIPPIMAKYRDRKLGKTFSFAGSDCYADTTARGHIRGAFEAGTGIVSNWDVMEHVLDYIFLKLGMNDADGAIEVPIVMTEAVANLPYSRKSMTEIIFECYGAPSLAYGIDSLFSYRHNKGKTGLVVSSSYTSTHVIPVYNSKALLGQATRLNWGGYHNAEYLLKLIRLKYPAFAGKLNVSQAEHMLRDHGYVSRDYDNELANYLEWTGLEDRDIVIQYPFTEEVIVQKSEEELARIAERKKESGRRLQQQAAKMRLEKLMKKEQDLEYYKQLQRNITDQTKKEIRRQLDSNDIKDENQLEKIIKDLEKAIKKARTKDVGGDPEEEQEQPNFDLLDIPDDQLDEAQIKQKRQQRLLKSNHEARARAKAEKEAEKARVIEEERADTERRENDLENWLDEKRQRRAETLQKMKERERLKQDLGNRKSLASQIRMKSIANLASDNPTKKRRRGGDDDNFGADDDDWGVYRQIAVGDNSDDEHEEEDLHSTLKSLEQDLLRYDPDFEYEHTHEAQSDWSKSLLHAFARGPRPFDPSSQAELNQIHLNVERIRVPEVVFRPSIAGVDQSGIVEIAGDILNQRLGNVPNRDDFLRDVFLTGGNTLFKNFDDRVREGLRSLLPADSPLTVRRAEDALLDAWKGAAGWVGTSAWKSAKISKEEYQEKGPEYIKEHDMGNSYA